The Melitaea cinxia chromosome 6, ilMelCinx1.1, whole genome shotgun sequence genome has a window encoding:
- the LOC123654258 gene encoding cuticle protein 19-like → MFFKVLVVAASLVAANAQHHGESYGHAVSSQSIIRHDVSHDQHNYHQVQAAPIAHYAAPIVHHAAPVIHHAAPIVQHLAPVVQHAAPIVQHVAQHAPIYQASHDHQDYYAHPKYEFNYQVADHHTGDIKSQHEARDGDHVTGSYSLHQPDGAVRTVHYNADKHSGFNAQVDYSGHSQHAQPALHAPQYHH, encoded by the exons GTACTCGTCGTCGCAGCTTCGCTGGTAGCAGCTAATGCGCAGCATCACGGTGAAAGTTATGGTCACGCCGTTTCTTCTCAATCGATCATCCGACATGACGTTTCCCACGACCAACACAATTACCACCAAGTCCAAGCTGCTCCCATAGCTCATTACGCTGCTCCCATAGTTCACCATGCTGCTCCCgtcatccaccacgctgctccgattgTCCAACATCTTGCACCAGTTGTTCAACACGCTGCTCCCATTGTTCAACATGTTGCTCAACACGCTCCCATCTACCAAGCGTCTCATGATCACCAAGATTACTAC GCTCACCCTAAATACGAGTTCAACTACCAAGTAGCTGATCACCACACCGGCGACATCAAGTCTCAGCACGAAGCTCGTGACGGCGACCACGTCACAGGCTCCTACAGTCTGCACCAGCCTGATGGTGCCGTGCGCACCGTACATTACAACGCTGACAAGCACAGCGGGTTCAACGCTCAAGTGGATTACTCCGGTCACTCACAACATGCTCAACCAGCTCTTCACGCTCCTCAATACCATCATTAA
- the LOC123654261 gene encoding LOW QUALITY PROTEIN: cuticle protein 8-like (The sequence of the model RefSeq protein was modified relative to this genomic sequence to represent the inferred CDS: substituted 2 bases at 2 genomic stop codons) translates to XXVLIVAASLVAANAQHHGQSHGHAISSQSIIRHDISHDQHNYHNIQAAPIVHHAAPIVQHVAPVIHHAAPIVQHVAPVVHHAPVYHSEHHDSQDHQDYYAHPKYEFNYQVADQHTGDIKSQHEARDGDHVTGSYSLHQPDGAVRTVHYNADKHSGFNAQVDYSGHSQHVQPAHHVPQYHH, encoded by the exons taatagGTACTCATAGTCGCCGCTTCGCTGGTAGCAGCTAATGCACAGCATCACGGTCAAAGTCACGGTCACGCCATTTCTTCTCAATCAATCATCCGACATGACATCTCCCACGATCAACATAACTACCATAACATCCAAGCTGCTCCCATagttcaccacgctgctcccatAGTTCAACATGTTGCTCCCgtcatccaccacgctgctcccatTGTTCAACACGTAGCACCAGTCGTTCACCACGCTCCCGTCTACCACAGTGAACATCACGATTCTCAGGATCACCAAGATTATTAC GCTCACCCCAAATACGAGTTCAACTACCAAGTAGCTGATCAACACACTGGTGACATCAAGTCTCAGCACGAAGCTCGTGACGGCGACCACGTCACAGGCTCCTACAGCCTGCACCAGCCCGATGGTGCCGTACGCACCGTGCACTACAACGCTGACAAGCACAGCGGGTTCAACGCTCAAGTAGATTACTCCGGTCACTCACAACACGTACAGCCAGCACATCATGTTCCTCAATATCACCACTAA
- the LOC123654259 gene encoding cuticle protein 7-like translates to MFCKVLIVVASLVAANAQHHGESHGHAISSQSIIRHDISHDQHNYHHVQAAPVYHHAAPVVHHVAPVVHHAVPVVQHVAPAIHHAPIYSSEHHDSHGHHDYYAHPKYEFNYQVADHHTGDIKSQHEARDGDHVTGSYSLHQPDGAVRTVHYNADKHSGFNAQVEYSGHSQHAQPAHHIPQYHH, encoded by the exons ATGTTTTgcaaa gTACTCATCGTCGTTGCTTCGCTCGTAGCAGCTAATGCGCAACATCATGGTGAAAGTCATGGTCACGCCATTTCCTCTCAGTCGATCATCCGACATGACATCTCCCATGATCAACACAACTACCACCACGTCCAAGCTGCTCCCGTATATCATCACGCTGCACCAGTAGTCCACCATGTTGCCCCCGTCGTCCACCATGCTGTTCCAGTCGTCCAACACGTTGCTCCAGCTATCCACCACGCTCCCATCTACAGCAGTGAACATCACGATTCTCATGGTCACCATGATTACTAC gCTCACCCCAAATACGAGTTCAACTACCAAGTAGCTGATCACCACACCGGTGACATCAAGTCTCAGCACGAAGCTCGTGATGGTGACCACGTCACAGGCTCCTACAGCCTGCACCAGCCCGATGGTGCCGTGCGCACCGTGCATTACAACGCTGACAAGCACAGCGGGTTCAACGCTCAAGTAGAATACTCCGGTCACTCACAACATGCTCAGCCAGCTCATCATATCCCCCAATAtcatcattaa
- the LOC123654517 gene encoding uncharacterized protein LOC123654517 has protein sequence MDGLLNVLKDLQNVITRGLTNFKKCNKDKLTVEYIEARQELLEKDWSLFKDTNTKIYEKFKIEDIGQKVVDIYDGVEDTYIMYKSLMKTTLNKIRVSKCSVQDDSNSSSTKSPNSFVKLPKIAIPIFSGKYGEWTTFHDLFISLVHKNESLDNVQKLHYLKSHLSGEAEQLIRHTPITDANYSECWALALECMEPKNVTVHRANKSADGSHSSKSMLATSSPMRCEYCSEFHKLCFCKRFAKEPIETRRNFVKNNSICFNCLGSNHSVYNCKRDATCRVCKKRHHSLLHIDHEANQSSSAQQSSPSTNSPPIVSCLSTGEVTRPSQVLLATALVKIESRTGEYYTARALLDQGSQACFVTEATVQCLRLKKIPIQGLISGLGKDESTVVKHMVYLTIQSRIDPEFVIKVKAYVLKKITSYLPERSIETTLNWLDTTKLFLADPGFKNSNKIDILLGADAYSYIIKNGIIKNPYGNLIAQNTILGWVLSGTISTGNMERSQKINVMHVQVNEDDILKKFWEIEEQSGQKKILTPEEKKCEEFYSSTTRRDESGRYIVRLPFKEVDLSCKSGNSRAIAEKRLISLERKLRNDKDLKKKYCEVIHEYLELGHMRLVEAKDLNKEAAVYLPHHAVVRDDKATTKVRVVFNASQKNSNGVSLNDTLMVGPTLQADLRHTVLRWRVYPIALVADIIKMYRQIKVAETDVMFQRVLWRDDPEKEIRDYELTTVTFGTASAPYQAVRTLHQVALDEGENYPLAKDKVLSCFYMDDLMTGCYTVDTAIEIYKQVTGLLGKGGFELQKWNSNNQEIIDKIKLMECSKGQINKYRTNIDIHKDIDIKEHSKVNKIDSEEKGVEIKMDNIMKILGLTWNRKDDTFQYTVNLPPTTTAPVTKRSIISNIARLFDPLGWLAPSVILAKVFIQKLWLAGVDWDEKLSTELVEEWNIYHKELSLLTCIRIPRWLGIKLNDELELHGFSDASKTAYSAVIYLRIVDHRGEVHVSLLVAKTRVAPLKQVSIPRLELCGAVLLAQLLNETAEVLKIPKDNIRAWTDSTVVLAWINSHPSRWKTFVANRTSEILNNIKASQWFHVSTKNNPADIASRGILPSSLLTCDLWFRGPAFLKATKLDYSRPTYKTEVNVDMEESVKTHVALVPESGLFERFSTLTKLLRTIAYCRRFLKQNKIYHGLYLQKVELDSALECCIRQTQKEIYTKEYTQLKDKGYLQLKSSSLKSLSPYLDAKGIIRVAGRLEKSQLSDQMKHPILLPHSSHLTRLIIDDAHKKTLHGGLQLMINYLRTAYWIKGVRNLVKFQVHRCVKCARQRAKIQKQFMGSLPSVRCTPARPFLHSGVDYAGPINIRTTKGRGHRSYKGYICLFVCMVTRALHLEAVSDMSTQSFLAAFRRFVSRRGHCAKLWSDNSTTFVGASRELQDLFSIQPSIAEHLEANGTEWHFIPPHSPNFGGLWEAGVKSTKYHVKRVIGDATLTFEEITTLLSQVEACLNSRPISIIHVDEPGEPLPLTPGHFLIGEPLVSVPDNQHESPNLSLLSRWQFVQGMVQSFWKRWYNEYLSNLMNRYKWSYMVPEPKIGDIVLIKEDDLPPSRWLLGRILEKHPGDDGITRVVTLRTKSSTIKRPTSKICILPVAE, from the exons atggaCGGATTGCTTAATGTTTTAAAGgatttacaaaatgttataacTAGAGGATTgactaactttaaaaaatgtaataaagacAAATTAACGGTCGAATATATAGAAGCAAGACAAGAATTACTAGAGAAAGATTGGTCTTTATTTAAAGAtactaatactaaaatatatgaaaagttTAAAATAGAGGATATAGGTCAAAAAGTTGTTGATATTTATGATGGGGTGGAGGAcacttatataatgtataaaagcCTTATGAAAACAACACTTAACAAAATTCGTGTGAGCAAGTGTTCTGTACAAGATGATAGTAATTCTAGTTCAACTAAGTCACCTAATTCTTTTGTTAAGTTGCCAAAAATCGCTATACCAATATTTTCTGGCAAATATGGTGAATGGACTACGTTTCATGATCTTTTCATATCATTAGTTCACAAAAATGAGTCTCTTGATAATGTACAAAAGCTCCACTATCTAAAAAGTCACCTGTCTGGTGAAGCTGAACAGCTTATTCGCCACACTCCAATAACTGATGCTAATTACAGTGAGTGTTGGGCACT AGCTTTGGAGTGTATGGAGCCAAAAAATGTCACTGTTCATCGGGCCAATAAGAGTGCTGATGGTTCTCATAGTTCAAAGTCAATGTTAGCCACGAGTTCACCTATGCGCTGTGAGTACTGTTCAGAGTTCCACAAGCTTTGCTTTTGTAAAAGGTTCGCTAAAGAGCCAATTGAAACAAGACGTAATTTTGTTAAGAACAACAGTATTTGTTTTAACTGTTTGGGTAGTAATCATAGCGTGTATAATTGTAAAAGGGACGCGACTTGCAGAGTTTGTAAGAAGCGTCACCATTCTCTGCTTCATATAGATCATGAGGCAAACCAATCCAGTTCGGCACAACAATCTAGCCCTTCAACTAATTCACCACCAATAGTTTCTTGCTTGTCTACGGGAGAGGTGACTCGTCCCAGTCAGGTTTTATTAGCCACTGCATTAGTAAAGATCGAGTCTAGGACTGGTGAGTATTATACCGCACGTGCCTTGCTTGATCAGGGTTCGCAGGCTTGTTTTGTAACAGAGGCCACTGTACAGTGTCTGAGACTGAAAAAGATTCCTATACAAGGTCTTATTTCGGGTCTCGGAAAGGATGAGTCAACCGTGGTAAAGCATATGGTGTATTTGACTATACAGTCCCGAATAGACCCTGAATTTGTAATTAAAGTAAAGGCGTatgtattaaagaaaataacatcTTACTTACCTGAGCGCAGCATCGAAACCACACTGAATTGGTTAGATACAACGAAATTATTTCTTGCAGATCCTGGGTTTAAGAACTCtaataaaatcgatatattgTTGGGAGCAGACGCCTATAGTTACATCATAAAAAATGGCATTATTAAAAATCCTTATGGTAATTTGATTGCACAGAATACAATTTTAGGGTGGGTTTTATCAGGAACAATTTCTACAGGAAATATGGAAAggtcacaaaaaataaatgtaatgcaTGTACAAGTAAATGAAGATGATATCCTCAAGAAATTTTGGGAAATAGAAGAGCAAAGTGGTCAAAAGAAAATACTCACACCTGAAGAGAAAAAATGTGAAGAATTTTATAGTTCTACAACAAGGAGAGATGAAAGCGGAAGATACATTGTTCGGTTACCTTTTAAAGAAGTAGATCTATCTTGCAAATCTGGAAATTCACGTGCTATAGCTGAAAAAAGATTAATCTCATTAGaaagaaaattaagaaatgataaGGATTTAAAGAAAAAGTACTGTGAAGTAATACACGAATATCTAGAATTAGGACATATGAGGCTTGTTGAAGCGAAAGATTTGAATAAAGAAGCAGCTGTCTACTTACCTCATCATGCCGTGGTAAGGGACGATAAAGCTACCACAAAGGTTCGGGTTGTGTTTAATGCATCACAAAAGAACAGTAACGGAGTCTCACTGAATGATACTCTTATGGTTGGACCGACACTTCAAGCTGACTTAAGACACACTGTATTAAGATGGAGGGTGTATCCCATAGCTCTAGTTGCAGATATTATCAAAATGTATCGTCAAATCAAGGTAGCAGAAACTGATGTCATGTTTCAACGTGTACTTTGGCGAGACGATCCTGAAAAGGAAATAAGGGACTATGAATTGACAACGGTCACCTTTGGAACAGCTTCTGCGCCTTACCAAGCAGTTCGTACACTTCATCAGGTGGCTTTGGATGAAGGTGAAAATTACCCACTTGCAAAGGACAAAGTTCTCAGTTGTTTTTATATGGATGATTTAATGACAGGATGTTACACCGTAGATACggcaatagaaatatataagcAAGTGACAGGGCTATTAGGAAAAGGTGGATTCGAATTGCAGAAATGGAATAGTAACAATCAAGAAAtaatagacaaaataaaattaatggaatGCAGTAaaggacaaataaataaatatagaacaaATATAGATATTCATAAGGACATAGATATAAAAGAACactcaaaagtaaataaaatagacaGTGAAGAAAAAGgagtagaaataaaaatggataatataatgaaaatcttAGGACTTACCTGGAATCGCAAGGATGACACTTTCCAATACACCGTGAATCTTCCTCCAACGACGACTGCACCTGTAACCAAAAGATCTATAATTTCAAACATAGCTCGATTGTTTGATCCTTTAGGCTGGTTAGCTCCCAGTGTGATACTAGCAAAGGTGTTCATCCAAAAATTGTGGCTTGCAGGTGTGGATTGGGATGAAAAACTTTCAACAGAATTGGTTGAAGAATGGAATATATATCATAAAGAGCTATCACTACTTACTTGTATAAGGATACCTCGTTGGCTTGGTATTAAATTGAATGATGAGTTGGAGCTTCATGGGTTTAGTGATGCGTCTAAAACAGCTTACTCAGCGGTAATTTATTTGAGGATCGTGGATCACAGAGGCGAAGTACATGTATCACTACTAGTTGCAAAAACCAGAGTAGCACCTTTAAAACAAGTGAGTATTCCTCGCTTGGAGTTGTGTGGCGCAGTTCTATTGGCACAACTGTTAAATGAAACAGCTGAAGTCCTGAAAATACCTAAAGACAACATCAGAGCATGGACAGATTCTACAGTCGTGCTAGCCTGGATAAATAGCCACCCAAGTAGATGGAAGACTTTTGTAGCCAATCGAAcatctgaaattttaaataatataaaagcatCTCAATGGTTTCACGTTTCCACCAAGAATAACCCAGCGGACATTGCATCAAGGGGAATATTACCAAGTTCATTACTTACCTGTGATTTATGGTTTCGTGGACCGGCATTCTTAAAAGCGACTAAATTAGACTACAGTAGACCAACTTATAAGACTGAAGTTAATGTAGATATGGAGGAGTCAGTGAAGACTCATGTAGCCTTAGTTCCTGAAAGCGGATTATTTGAACGATTTTCGACGTTAACAAAATTACTCAGAACAATCGCGTACTGTCGAAGATTTTTAAAACAGAACAAAATATACCACGGACTATATTTGCAAAAGGTAGAGTTAGACAGTGCGTTAGAATGCTGTATAAGACAAACACAAAAGgaaatatatacaaaagaaTATACACAATTAAAGGATAAAggatatttacaattaaaatcaagttcattaaaatcattaaGTCCATATCTTGATGCTAAGGGCATTATCAGAGTTGCAGGTAGACTAGAGAAATCACAGTTGAGTGACCAAATGAAACATCCAATACTTTTGCCGCACTCTAGTCATTTAACTCGTCTTATCATTGATGACGCTCATAAGAAAACATTGCACGGAGGTCTgcaattaatgataaattatttgagAACAGCTTACTGGATTAAAGGGGTCAGGAATCTAGTTAAATTTCAAGTTCATAGGTGTGTTAAGTGTGCTAGGCAGAGAGCTAAAATCCAAAAGCAATTTATGGGATCATTACCATCTGTTCGATGCACTCCAGCACGACCGTTTTTACACAGTGGAGTGGATTATGCGGGACCCATAAATATTAGGACAACGAAAGGTCGTGGTCACCGGTCTTATAAGGGGTACATTTGCCTGTTTGTATGCATGGTCACTCGTGCCCTGCATTTAGAAGCAGTGAGTGATATGAGTACGCAGTCATTTTTGGCTGCATTTAGAAGATTCGTGTCTAGGCGAGGCCACTGTGCCAAGCTATGGAGTGACAATAGTACAACGTTTGTGGGTGCCTCTAGGGAATTACAGGACTTATTTTCGATTCAACCATCAATAGCAGAACACTTAGAAGCTAACGGAACTGAGTGGCACTTTATTCCTCCTCATAGTCCAAATTTTGGTGGTCTTTGGGAAGCAGGAGTAAAGTCTACGAAATATCACGTGAAACGGGTGATTGGTGATGCTACTCTCACGTTTGAAGAGATCACCACACTTCTTAGTCAAGTTGAAGCTTGCTTAAACTCGCGACCCATAAGCATTATTCATGTGGATGAGCCCGGTGAACCGTTACCTTTAACACCTGGACATTTTCTAATAGGGGAACCCTTAGTTAGCGTACCAGATAATCAACATGAAAGTccaaatttaagtttattatcgCGTTGGCAATTTGTTCAGGGGATGGTACAGTCGTTTTGGAAGCGTTGGTATAATGAATACCTCTCAAATTTAATGAATCGGTATAAATGGTCTTATATGGTTCCCGAACCTAAAATTGGAGATATTGTCTTGATAAAAGAAGATGATTTGCCACCTAGTCGTTGGTTGTTGGGTCGCATCTTGGAAAAACATCCAGGTGATGATGGCATAACTCGTGTAGTCACATTGCGCACAAAATCATCTACTATTAAAAGACCAAcatcaaaaatttgtattttacctGTAGCAGAATAG
- the LOC123654518 gene encoding E3 SUMO-protein ligase ZBED1-like, with protein MAPKKKSLVWNFYDRIDDNKSKCKLCQKVIKCSGNTTNLFGHVRNVHRAAYIEIFPFQRTTSEKESITQSVLEPAASSSNATPCIGIVDELKSVQSDSKTVISSTSSSQSTSKPLVKALDSDSEVIPIKRQKSIKTSFQEISSYSESGMKTRKVNNCLLYMICKDYQPFSIVENEGFKNLMKAVAPQYKIPSRTSLRRWLDNKYEVVSETFKKKLSSIEDLTLTTDIWSDTLNMKSFIGVTAHFGIEIELISVTLGVYELDERHTSQYISEMLFKTCAEWGIKKDNVTAVVTDNAANMVKAVELTFGKKKHIPCLAHTLNLVAEGTMACTEWQKIVTKIKAIVTWFKQSCVASDELRKATSTETKLIQSVPTRWNSTYYMVQRFLELRSVINDILFRHATAPPMLSSSEISIASSVLLILRPLEVATKEISADKYCTTSKIIPLVRCIFSKITSAVVAEEPVAREVQKLALQEITKRMGSIEHVTPLAIATILDPRFKKIHFNDAIACSNAVSKIKDLMKIHLRQIEEIESDSDKSDKSEETFSLWSDHYKLVHRNWKSNKSEDSLSDELSVYLTSPVGRLNDNPLEIWKDYKIQFPILHKIAFKYLTMVGTSVPSERLFSQAAQVMTQQRNRLKGKRLGKILFLQSIDKNYWDMY; from the coding sequence ATGGCGCCTAAAAAGAAAAGCTTAGTCTGGAATTTTTACGACAGAATTGATGACAATAAATCTAAATGTAAGTtatgtcaaaaagttatcaagtGTTCTGGAAATACAACAAACTTATTTGGGCATGTTCGCAATGTCCACAGGGCTGCTTACATTGAAATTTTTCCATTTCAAAGGACTACATCGGAGAAGGAAAGTATCACGCAATCAGTTCTAGAGCCAGCTGCTTCAAGTTCCAATGCGACACCTTGCATTGGTATTGTTGATGAACTTAAATCAGTTCAATCTGATTCCAAAACCGTTATTTCTTCGACGAGTAGTTCTCAAAGTACGTCAAAACCGTTGGTTAAAGCTTTAGATTCTGACTCTGAAGTAATCCCTATAAAACGTCAAAAATCTATCAAGACCAGTTTTCAAGAAATCTCCTCTTATTCAGAATCCGGCATGAAAACAAGAAAAGTTAACAATTGTTTGTTATATATGATTTGTAAAGATTACCAGCCTTTCTCAATAGTCGAGAATGAAGGTTTCAAAAATCTTATGAAAGCAGTTGCTCCTCAATATAAAATACCAAGTAGAACAAGTCTAAGACGATGGTTGGATAATAAATATGAGGTTGTTTCAGaaacttttaaaaagaaattgtctTCGATAGAAGACTTAACCTTGACGACAGATATTTGGTCTGAtacattaaatatgaaaagttttataGGCGTAACTGCTCATTTTGGAATAGAAATTGAACTCATTTCAGTTACTCTCGGCGTGTACGAACTCGATGAAAGACATACGTCACAATATATTTCTGAAATGCTTTTTAAAACTTGTGCAGAATGGGgcattaaaaaagataatgTGACGGCTGTTGTAACCGATAATGCTGCCAATATGGTGAAAGCTGTAGAATTGACGTTTGGTAAGAAGAAACACATTCCATGTTTGGCTCATACGTTAAATTTGGTGGCTGAGGGCACAATGGCATGTACTGAGTGGCAAAAAATTGTTACTAAAATTAAAGCAATCGTGACCTGGTTCAAACAAAGTTGCGTTGCTAGTGACGAATTGCGCAAAGCTACTTCTACTGAGACTAAACTTATACAAAGCGTACCGACGCGCTGGAATAGTACTTACTACATGGTACAAAGATTTTTAGAACTGCGGAGTGTCATAAATGATATTCTTTTTCGACACGCCACCGCACCCCCAATGCTCAGCAGTTCAGAAATATCCATTGCCTCATCCGTCCTCCTGATATTGCGGCCTTTGGAGGTAGCCACAAAAGAAATTTCTGCAGATAAATATTGCACAACCAGCAAAATTATACCTTTAGTCCGCTGCATATTTTCCAAAATTACTTCAGCAGTTGTCGCAGAAGAACCTGTGGCACGAGAAGTGCAAAAACTGGCTCTGCAAGAAATTACGAAAAGAATGGGTTCCATTGAACATGTAACTCCTCTTGCTATAGCAACCATTTTAGACccacgttttaaaaaaattcacttTAACGATGCAATAGCTTGTAGCAATGCTGTATCGAAAATCAAAGATTTAATGAAGATTCATTTGCGTCAAATTGAAGAAATCGAGTCAGACTCTGATAAGTCTGATAAAAGTGAAGAGACATTTTCATTATGGAGTGATCATTACAAACTGGTACATCGCAATTGGAAGAGTAATAAATCTGAAGATAGCTTGTCGGATGAACTTTCAGTTTACCTGACAAGTCCTGTTGGAAGACTTAACGACAATCCTCTAGAAATTTGGAAAGACTACAAAATACAGTTTCCAATATTGCATAAAATTGCCTTTAAATATCTAACAATGGTGGGCACATCAGTGCCATCAGAGAGACTGTTTTCACAAGCGGCGCAGGTAATGACTCAACAAAGGAATAGATTAAAGGGTAAAAGATTgggtaaaattttgtttttacaaagtatagataaaaactattgggatatgtattaa